The DNA sequence AGGCGGTGGTCACCATCGTGAACGTGATGCCGATCGCCAGCAGGCGCTGGAACGGCGTGCGCGCCTGCGCCGCGATGCGGAAACCAAGCCAGCAGTACCCCGCGAAGAGCAGCGTGACGCCGGTCAGGCCGATGAAGCCCCACTCCTCGCCGATGTTGCCGCCGATGAAGTCATTGTACGGCAACGGCAGGAAACCGTACTGCTGCCTGCCCTCGCCGTAGCCCACGCCGAACAGGCCGCCCGATCCCACCGCGATGAGCGATTGCTGCAGCTGGAAGTTGACCTCGCGATGCACGGCGCTCGCGTCGGTGAAGCCCAGCAGGCGCTCGAGCACATACTGGAGCCGTTGGACCTGGCTCCAGAGGACGGGGACGGCGAGGACGCCGAGAAAGACGAAATGCCCGATGCGCACGCCGCCCGCGAACAGGATGACACCCATCAACAGCAGGTAGTAGACCGCGACCGACAGGTCCGGCTCGAGCGCCGCGAGCACCGCGAGCGCCCCGACCACGATGAGAATCGGGAGCATTCCCTTGGTGAGCCGCCGCAGCTGGTCACCCTTCTTCACGGTCAGCATCGCGGTCCAGGCGATGACCGCGAGCTTGGCGTACTCCGACGGCTGGATCGAGCCGCCAAAGAGGAACCGGCGCGACCCGTGGATCGGCGGCGCGATGCTGCGGGTGAACGGCAGCACGCACAGCAGCATCAGGAACAGCGCGCCGAGCATCAGCGGCCAGGCCACGGTGCGCCACCACTCGGCGTCCTGCTTGGCCGCGAGCACGAAAAGCACCGCCCCCACCGCGATCCCGGTCAGCTGGCGCGTGAGGAAGTGCGTGCTCGCGAAGCCGGATTGCATGGCGACCATGGCACTCGCGCTGTAGAGCGTCGCCAGCCCGAAGGCGAGCAGCGCCGCGGTGCACATCAGGAGCGCGCGCGCCTCGACGCTCGTGCGCCAGCGCTCGCGCGAGCCGCCCGTGGCCGAGGCGCGGGGCATTGCGGACGCGCTCACGCGAGCGCCTGCGCCAGCTGGCGGAAGGTGTCGCCGCGCGCCTCGTAGTTGGTGAACATGTCGAAGCTCGAACAGGCAGGGGCGAGCAACACCGCGTCGCCCGGCGAGGCCGCCGCGCGCGCGCGTTGCATGACGTACTCAAAGGACGATCCGCCGCGCTCGAGGGGCACGTGCCCCTGCAGGTCGTCGACGACGAGCGGCTCGGCCGCCCCGTAGGCAATCACCAGCTTGGCGTGCGCCCGCAGCGGCTCGAGCAGCGACGTGTAGGGCTCGCCCTTGTGCTTCCCGCCCAGCAGGACCACCGTCGGCCGGTCCATGGCCTCGATCGCCACGCGCGCCGACGACACATTGGTCGCCTTCGAGTCGTTGATCCACCGCACGCCGTTCACGTCGGCCACCAGTTCGAGCCGGTGCGGAAGGCCGCGGAACCCCCGCACCGCCGCGGCCAGCGTGCCGCGCGACGACTCCGCCTGGTGCGCCGGATCGGCCACAAGCACCGCCAGCAGGGCGGCCAGCGTGTTCTCGACGTTGTGCCATCCGAGCAACGGGAGTTCTGCGCGCGTCACGAGCGGCGCGCCCAGCACGATGAGCGCGTCCCGTTCGGCATCGCAGTGCGCCGTCGCCGACGCGTCGCGTCGCGAGAACGCCCATTGCCGTCCGGCCACGCTGCTGGCGAGCGCGCGCGCCAGCGGATCATCGGCGTTCACCACCCACCGCGAGTCGGGCGCCGCATTGCGGTACAGCAGCGCCTTGTCGGCGTAATACGCCTCGACCGACGGATACCGGTCGAGGTGGTCGGGACTGAGGTTCGTGAGCACCCCCACCGTGGGGCGCAGACTCGGCGTGTCGTGCAGCTGGAACGACGAGACTTCCAGCGCAATCCACTCGGGGCGATCGCCCGACAGCGCGACGTCGCTGAGCGCCCGGCCGATGTTGCCCGCGGCCACCGCCCGGTGCCCCAGCGCGGCGAGCAGGTGCGCCACCAGCGCGGTCACCGTGCTCTTGCCGTTGGTTCCCGTGATCGCGATGTACGGCACGCCGCGCAGCGCGTGAAGCGCGACTTCCATTTCGCCCACCACCTGCACGCCGGCTTCCCGCGCGGCCGCGAGCGGCGGCGCCTCGGGCGACACACCGGGGCTCGCCACCACCAGCGACGCGGCGCGGATGCGCGCCATGTCGTGCGCGCCATGCTCGGCGGCGAGCCCTTCCGCCCGCAGCGCCGCGGCGGCCTGCGCCACCGCGGCGGCGTGCCCCGCATCGGAGGCGTAGACGCGCCCCCCTTCGCGCGCGAGGAGCCGGGCGGCAGCCAGTCCGCTGCGGCCCAGCCCGATGACGGCGATCTCGCCGCGCCGCAGCGCCGCGTCGATCACCGGAGCTTGAGCGTGCTCAGCGCCAAGAAGGCGCACAGGATGCCCAGGATCCAGAAACGCACCACCACCTGCGTCTCCGGCCAGCCCGAGAGTTCGAAGTGGTGATGGATGGGCGCGCGCCGGAAGACGCGATTGGCCCGCGCGTACTCCACGCCGTAGCGGCGCTTGCGCCACTTGAAGACCGAGCGCTGGAGGATCACCGAGGTCGTCTCGGCGACGAACACGCCACCGATGATGAGCACCAGGAACTCGCTCTTGAGCAGGATCGCGACGGCGCTCAGCGCGCCGCCCAGCGCCAGCGACCCGGTGTCGCCCATGAAGACCTTCGCCGGGAAGCAGTTGTACCAGAGGAAGCCCACGCAGGCGCCGAAGACCGCCGAGCAGAAGACGGTCAGTTCCCCCGAGCCGCGCAGGTAGAAGACGAGCAGCGCCTGGCTGGTGTCGTAGCGCCCCATCACGTACGCGAAAATGGCCAGCGTCGCCATCGCAATCGCCATCAGGCCCGACGCAAGGCCATCAAGGCCGTCCGTCAGGTTGACCGCGTTGCTGGTTCCCGTCATCACGAAGGTGACGAACGCGACATACAGGAGCCCGAAGGTCGGGACGATGAGGAGGTACTTGTAGAACGGCAGCGTGGTGGACGCGCCCGGGAGGCTGCTGATCGGGAACTGCCACAGGTACATCCCGAGCAGGAGCCCGATGGTCACCTGACCGGCGAGCTTCCAGCGCTCGACGAGCCCCGTGTTCTCCCTCCCCTCGCGCTTCTGCTTGAGCTTCAGGTAGTCGTCGAGGAAGCCGATGCCGCCCATCCACAGCGTGACGATCAGGGCGATCCACACGTACTTGTTGTTCAGGCGCATCCAGAGCAGCGTCGGGATGAGCGTCGCGGTGAGGATGATCAGCCCGCCCATCGTGGGCGTCGTCCCCTTCTCCGCGTGCGAATCGGGCGTCCCCTCGCGCACCACCTGGTGCAGCGCCATGTGCTTCAGGCGGCCGATGATCATCGGCCCGAAGATGAACGACACCAGCAGCGCCGTGACCGCCGCCCCCGCCGCGCGGACGGAGATGTACCGGAAGATGTTCAGCGGTCCGATGTGGTCGCGCAGAGGGTAGAGCAGCTCGTAGAGCATCAGGCGGTGGGCGCAGCCCAGGACTGGAGATGGGGAAGCAATCGCTCCAGCCGGACGCCGCGCGAGGCCTTGAGCAGGATCGCGGCGTTCGGCTGCAGTCTCTGCTGGAGGACGGGCCACAGGTCGTCGACGTCACCGCCGGTGACGACACGACTGTCCCCCGCCCCTTCGGACTCGAGTGCAAGCTGGAAGTCCCCGATGCCGGCCACCACGTCGGCGCCGCTGGCGAGCGCGGCGCGCGCGATCTCCCGGTGCAGTTGCGGCGCGGCGGGTCCCAACTCGCGCATGGTGCCCAGCACCGCCACACGCTGCCGGCCGGCGCCGACCGCTGCAAGGAGTTCGATCGCGGCCCGCATCGAGCCGGGGTTGGCGTTGTACGCGTCGTTGATCAGCAGCGCCCGTCCCAGCGATTCCACTGCCGAACGCATCGACGGCTGCGGCATCGCCGCGACGCCGCGGGCCACCTCCGCCGCGGCGAT is a window from the Gemmatimonadaceae bacterium genome containing:
- a CDS encoding putative peptidoglycan glycosyltransferase FtsW — translated: MPRASATGGSRERWRTSVEARALLMCTAALLAFGLATLYSASAMVAMQSGFASTHFLTRQLTGIAVGAVLFVLAAKQDAEWWRTVAWPLMLGALFLMLLCVLPFTRSIAPPIHGSRRFLFGGSIQPSEYAKLAVIAWTAMLTVKKGDQLRRLTKGMLPILIVVGALAVLAALEPDLSVAVYYLLLMGVILFAGGVRIGHFVFLGVLAVPVLWSQVQRLQYVLERLLGFTDASAVHREVNFQLQQSLIAVGSGGLFGVGYGEGRQQYGFLPLPYNDFIGGNIGEEWGFIGLTGVTLLFAGYCWLGFRIAAQARTPFQRLLAIGITFTMVTTAYLHLGVAIGLLPTTGLTLPFISYGRSNLLLSLLMTGILVNIGSTRERVYGEAATDPMRMAPGMAG
- the murD gene encoding UDP-N-acetylmuramoyl-L-alanine--D-glutamate ligase, which translates into the protein MIDAALRRGEIAVIGLGRSGLAAARLLAREGGRVYASDAGHAAAVAQAAAALRAEGLAAEHGAHDMARIRAASLVVASPGVSPEAPPLAAAREAGVQVVGEMEVALHALRGVPYIAITGTNGKSTVTALVAHLLAALGHRAVAAGNIGRALSDVALSGDRPEWIALEVSSFQLHDTPSLRPTVGVLTNLSPDHLDRYPSVEAYYADKALLYRNAAPDSRWVVNADDPLARALASSVAGRQWAFSRRDASATAHCDAERDALIVLGAPLVTRAELPLLGWHNVENTLAALLAVLVADPAHQAESSRGTLAAAVRGFRGLPHRLELVADVNGVRWINDSKATNVSSARVAIEAMDRPTVVLLGGKHKGEPYTSLLEPLRAHAKLVIAYGAAEPLVVDDLQGHVPLERGGSSFEYVMQRARAAASPGDAVLLAPACSSFDMFTNYEARGDTFRQLAQALA
- the mraY gene encoding phospho-N-acetylmuramoyl-pentapeptide-transferase, translated to MLYELLYPLRDHIGPLNIFRYISVRAAGAAVTALLVSFIFGPMIIGRLKHMALHQVVREGTPDSHAEKGTTPTMGGLIILTATLIPTLLWMRLNNKYVWIALIVTLWMGGIGFLDDYLKLKQKREGRENTGLVERWKLAGQVTIGLLLGMYLWQFPISSLPGASTTLPFYKYLLIVPTFGLLYVAFVTFVMTGTSNAVNLTDGLDGLASGLMAIAMATLAIFAYVMGRYDTSQALLVFYLRGSGELTVFCSAVFGACVGFLWYNCFPAKVFMGDTGSLALGGALSAVAILLKSEFLVLIIGGVFVAETTSVILQRSVFKWRKRRYGVEYARANRVFRRAPIHHHFELSGWPETQVVVRFWILGILCAFLALSTLKLR